The region ACGGTTGATTATCCACTGGCGCGACAGCGACCCCGGCATCAGCGATGAACAGCTGGCGCTGATCTTCGAGCGCTTCTACCGCGCGGAAAGCTCACGCAACCGCGCCAGCGGCGGCTCGGGGCTGGGGTTGTCCATTTGCGCCAATATCGTTGAGGCGCACGATGGACGCCTGTATGCTGATCATTCCGCGCTCGGCGGCGTGCAAATCACCGTCGAGCTTCCGTTGCACCTATCCTGATAGGCAGGTAACCGACATGACAGCATCGTCTCCTGCAACGGCTGGTGATGAAAACCTGCCGGTGCTGATTGTTGAAGATGAGCCCAAACTGGCCCAGTTGCTGGTGGATTACCTGCATTCGGCGGGTTATCGCACCCACTGGCTGACGCAGGGTGAAGAGGTCGAACCCTGGGTGCGGGAACATCACTGCCAGCTCATCCTGCTGGACCTGATGCTGCCGGGCCGCGACGGCCTGACGCTCTGCCGCGCCATTCGTGGTTTTTCCAACGTGCCGATCATTATGGTGACCGCCCGCACCGACGAAATCGACCGGTTGCTGGGGCTGGAAATCGGCGCCGATGACTACATCTGCAAGCCCTATAGCCCACGCGAAGTGGTCGCCCGGGTGAAAACCCTGCTGCGCCGCTGCCGCTGGCAACATGAACCGCTACCGGGCGATGCGCTGCCCGCGCTGCTAATAGACCAAAACCGTTATCAGGCCAGCTACCTCGGCCGCCATCTGGAGTTGACGCCCGCCGAATTTCGGCTGCTGAAAACCCTCTCCGCCGAACCGGAGCGGGTGTTTTCGCGCGAACAGTTGCTCGACCATCTGTATGACGACTACCGGGTGGTGACCGACCGTACCATCGACAGCCACATCAAGAACCTGCGCCGCAAGCTGGAAATGTTTGACCGGGAAACGTCGTTTATCCGTACGGTGTACGGCATCGGTTACCGCTGGGAAGCGGCCGCCAGCCAGGAAATGTAGGCGACTCCGCCTTCGCATACCGGCAAGCCGTCAAAGAAACTGTCCGACTCGGTTAAAAATTTGCAATTTTCTCTCCGCTTCCAACTGCTATAACCTAAGTATTCACGTTGCGGGACAACACGCGCCGGCAACGTGAGGGATGGCGGGTATCGCATACTCATTAAATAAAATAATCATGATGAGGGTAAGCATGTCGGGATTAGTCAATGGCAAGTGGGTCGATGGCGATGTAGCGGCCGAAGAGATCAAAGGCGGCGCGTTTCACCGTCAGGAAACCCTGTTTCGTGCAACGGCGCTGGTGCAGGAAGCCGGGCGTTATCAACTGTTCGTCTCGTACCTTTGCCCGTGGGCATCCCGCACACTGATCTACCGTAACCTGAAAGCCTTACAAGACGTGATCGCGCTGTCGGTGGCGGACCCTCGCATCGGCGAACAGGGTTGGGAATTCAGCACCCCGCAGGACGCCGGCGACAAAGTAGCGCCGGTGCGTTACCTGCACCAGCTCTACACCGCGAGCGAGGCGCACTACACCGGCAAAGTCTCGGTGCCGGTGCTGTGGGACCGTAAAGAAGGCCGCATCGTGAATAATGAATCGTCGGAAATCATTCGTCTGCTCAACCACGCTTTCAATGACCTGACCGGCAACCGGCTGGACTTTTACCCGGCAGCGCTACAACCGGAAATCGACCGCTGGAACAGCCTGATTTACGACAACATCAACAACGGCGTGTACAAAACCGGTTTCGCCAAAACCCAGGAACACTACGACCAGGCGGTCACGAACCTGTTTGCATCGCTGGATACGGTGGACGCACACCTGGCCCACCACCGCTATCTGGCGGGCGATACACTGACCGAAGCCGACTGGCGGCTGTTCGTTACACTGGTGCGTTTCGATGCCGCTTACCACGGCGCGTTCAAATGCAACATCCGCCGTCTGGAGGATTACCCGCACCTCTCTGGTTACCTGCGCGAGCTGTATCAGTGGCCGGGAGTCAAAGAAACGGTCAAGCTGGATCACATCAAAGCCGGTTACTACAGCATCCGTTGGCTTAATCCCACCGCCATTATTCCGAAAGGGCCGCAGGTGGACTTCGAGCGCCCCCACCAGCGCGAACTGGTTGGCCCGTCCGCCGGTATTCGCACCGCCTGATCGCCGTCGACGGCCAGGTTGTCCTCCGGCCGTCGACAGTTCGCCCGCGCCAATAGGCTTACTTTTTGTAAGCTGACTACTGATTTTTCCCGCCGTTGGCGTTAGAATCTGCCGCCTTTACTGTTCCCATCCGGGAACAGCCTGACCTGTGATCAGACTTGAGAAAACACCATGTTCAAACCGGAATTACTCTCTCCGGCCGGTACGCTGAAAAATATGCGTTACGCCTTTGCCTATGGCGCTGATGCGATTTATGCCGGCCAGCCCCGCTACAGCCTGCGTGTGCGCAACAACGAATTCAACCACCAGACGCTGGCGCAAGCCATCAGCGAAGCCCATGCGCTGGGCAAAAAATTCTACGTGGTGGTCAACATCGCGCCCCATAACGCCAAGCTGAAAACCTTCCTGCGCGATCTGCAACCGGTTGTCGAGATGAACCCGGACGCGCTGATCATGTCCGATCCGGGCTTGATCATGCTGGTGCGGGAAAACTTCCCGCAGATGCCGATCCACCTGTCGGTACAGGCCAACGCCGTCAACTGGGCGACGGTAAAATTCTGGCAGCAGATGGGGCTGAGCCGGGTCATTCTGTCGCGCGAGCTGTCGCTGGAAGAAATTGAGGAAATCCGCGCCCAGGTGCCGGAAATGGAGCTGGAAATCTTCGTCCACGGCGCGTTGTGCATGGCCTATTCCGGCCGCTGCCTGCTGTCCGGTTATATCAATAAGCGCGACCCGAATCAGGGCACCTGCACCAATGCCTGCCGCTGGGAATACAACGTGCAGGAAGGCAAAGAGGACACCGTCGGCAACATCGTGCACATCCACGAACCGATCGCCGTCACGCAGCTCGACGCCGCTCAGGTGGAGCCCACGCTGGGTATCGGCGCGCCTACCGACAAGCTATTCATGCTGGAGGAAAAGCAGCGTCCGGGCGAATACATGAGCGCGTTTGAAGACGAACACGGCACCTACATCATGAACTCGCGCGACCTGCGCGCCATTCAGCACGTGGAACGGCTGACCAACATGCAGGTTGCGTCACTGAAAATCGAAGGCCGCACCAAGTCGTTCTACTACTGCGCCCGCACCGCGCAGGTGTATCGCCGCGCCATTG is a window of Dickeya solani IPO 2222 DNA encoding:
- a CDS encoding glutathione S-transferase family protein, translated to MSGLVNGKWVDGDVAAEEIKGGAFHRQETLFRATALVQEAGRYQLFVSYLCPWASRTLIYRNLKALQDVIALSVADPRIGEQGWEFSTPQDAGDKVAPVRYLHQLYTASEAHYTGKVSVPVLWDRKEGRIVNNESSEIIRLLNHAFNDLTGNRLDFYPAALQPEIDRWNSLIYDNINNGVYKTGFAKTQEHYDQAVTNLFASLDTVDAHLAHHRYLAGDTLTEADWRLFVTLVRFDAAYHGAFKCNIRRLEDYPHLSGYLRELYQWPGVKETVKLDHIKAGYYSIRWLNPTAIIPKGPQVDFERPHQRELVGPSAGIRTA
- the baeR gene encoding two-component system response regulator BaeR, translated to MTASSPATAGDENLPVLIVEDEPKLAQLLVDYLHSAGYRTHWLTQGEEVEPWVREHHCQLILLDLMLPGRDGLTLCRAIRGFSNVPIIMVTARTDEIDRLLGLEIGADDYICKPYSPREVVARVKTLLRRCRWQHEPLPGDALPALLIDQNRYQASYLGRHLELTPAEFRLLKTLSAEPERVFSREQLLDHLYDDYRVVTDRTIDSHIKNLRRKLEMFDRETSFIRTVYGIGYRWEAAASQEM
- the yegQ gene encoding tRNA 5-hydroxyuridine modification protein YegQ, with translation MFKPELLSPAGTLKNMRYAFAYGADAIYAGQPRYSLRVRNNEFNHQTLAQAISEAHALGKKFYVVVNIAPHNAKLKTFLRDLQPVVEMNPDALIMSDPGLIMLVRENFPQMPIHLSVQANAVNWATVKFWQQMGLSRVILSRELSLEEIEEIRAQVPEMELEIFVHGALCMAYSGRCLLSGYINKRDPNQGTCTNACRWEYNVQEGKEDTVGNIVHIHEPIAVTQLDAAQVEPTLGIGAPTDKLFMLEEKQRPGEYMSAFEDEHGTYIMNSRDLRAIQHVERLTNMQVASLKIEGRTKSFYYCARTAQVYRRAIDDAAAGKPFDPTLLQTLEGLAHRGYTEGFLRRHVHEDYQNYEYGYSVSDQQQFVGEFTGERRDGLAEVAVKNKFSRGDSVEMMTPGGNIQFTIDALLNTKGQAIDVAPGDGHTVYLPVPDDIALEYALLLRNLPGTNTRNPHAK